In a single window of the Hypanus sabinus isolate sHypSab1 chromosome 15, sHypSab1.hap1, whole genome shotgun sequence genome:
- the LOC132405552 gene encoding protocadherin gamma-C5-like translates to MACVSRLSFTAIASIFIVCSLDLISGHISYSIPEEMKEGSFVGNIAEDLGLNTLQLSARKFRLSSDDGGRYMKVSFDNGVLSIRETIDRERICGQTDKCTIPFEIMLEDPLEVFHGELVILDVNDNSPTFRESRIDLQISEAIPPGVRFPLENAEDPDIGINNVVDYAISSSEYFSLKSRRTDEGIVIAELLLEKYLDRELLSSFQLVLTATDGGIPQRSGTARIFINVVDINDNPPVFEKDVYKVSISEKAPKSSLVMKVKANDLDEGLNADLTYSFSGLTSQRVHGVFILVPETGEIEVEGPLDFEGTNSYSLDIQAVDHGSPPITGYTKVLIKVIDVNDNAPEIKVTSITNQIPENAPPGSFVTLINVIDRDSGQNGQVSCKIPKDVPFRLQTSSTNYKLITSERLDRETESEYSIHVSAWDSGSPFLSTNKTIYITVTDINDNVPRFAEHSYNVYVAENNAPGASIFTVTASDPDLEQNSYVSYSILDNHLQNFQVSTYLRINSMNGTIYALRSFDYEELKRFQIHVQARDAGVPPLSSSATVNVIILDQNDNAPVIVSPSEQSGSAAVEILPQSAGQGYLVTKIISTDVDSGQNARLGYRMVKSTDPSLFIIGQTSGEIRTQRKIVEADLTTQTLVILVKDNGQPSLSSTVTLHITIFQNTSETLTKNSNIVKNPEYLSEINLYLLVIFSCTSIVFLLIIIVLIGIKCKQDRNKSQECTSPSYYYKRGDMQDTFNRRSAMEETLRYPGTDQVVCMPGLPQYSVCLSPESAKSDFLFLKPCPPASSQAQS, encoded by the coding sequence ATGGCCTGCGTATCGAGGTTAAGCTTCACTGCAATTGCTTCCATTTTTATCGTATGTTCTCTGGATCTAATTTCAGGGCATATTAGCTATTCTATTCCTGAGGAAATGAAAGAAGGGTCATTTGTTGGGAATATCGCTGAAGATTTGGGATTGAATACTCTGCAATTGTCAGCTCGTAAATTTCGACTGAGCTCTGATGACGGAGGGCGGTACATGAAGGTTAGTTTTGATAATGGGGTTTTGTCTATTCGTGAAACAATCGACCGGGAACGTATTTGTGGGCAAACGGATAAATGCACTATCCCATTCGAAATAATGCTAGAAGATCCGTTGGAGGTGTTTCACGGGGAATTGGTGATTCTTGATGTGAATGACAACTCACCCACCTTCCGGGAGAGCCGCATTGACTTGCAGATATCCGAAGCCATTCCACCTGGAGTACGATTCCCTCTCGAGAACGCCGAAGACCCCGACATTGGAATAAATAATGTTGTCGACTACGCAATCAGTTCGAGTGAGTACTTTAGTCTAAAATCACGGAGAACCGATGAGGGCATTGTAATTGCCGAGTTGCTGTTAGAGAAATATTTAGATCGAGAACTACTGTCATCTTTTCAGCTGGTGCTTACGGCTACGGATGGCGGAATCCCTCAGAGATCAGGAACGGCCCGGATTTTCATTAACGTAGTCGATATCAATGATAATCCACCTGTATTCGAGAAAGATGTTTACAAAGTTAGTATAAGTGAAAAAGCACCTAAAAGCAGTTTGGTGATGAAAGTTAAAGCAAATGATTTGGACGAAGGGCTGAATGCTGATTTGACATATTCTTTTAGTGGACTTACTTCACAAAGAGTGCATGGTGTGTTCATTTTGGTCCCAGAAACTGGAGAGATTGAAGTTGAAGGGCCTTTAGATTTTGAAGGAACAAACAGTTATTCACTCGATATTCAGGCTGTTGACCACGGGTCTCCTCCGATTACAGGATACACCAAAGTGTTGATTAAAGTTATTGACGTTAATGATAACGCACCCGAGATAAAAGTGACGTCAATCACGAATCAAATTCCGGAAAATGCTCCACCTGGATCTTTCGTAACATTAATCAATGTTATTGATCGTGACTCTGGACAGAATGGACAAGTTAGCTGCAAGATACCAAAGGACGTCCCTTTTAGGCTGCAAACGTCATCAACTAATTATAAGTTAATTACAAGTGAAAGGTTGGACCGTGAAACGGAGTCCGAGTATTCAATACACGTTTCAGCCTGGGATTCTGGGTCACCTTTCCTGTCAACAAATAAAACCATCTATATTACAGTTACTGATATAAATGATAACGTCCCACGCTTTGCTGAACATTCTTATAACGTATATGTGGCCGAAAATAATGCTCCTGGCGCTTCTATTTTCACAGTGACAGCATCCGATCCTGATCTGGAGCAGAATTCTTATGTATCGTACTCCATTCTGGACAATCATCTCCAAAACTTCCAAGTGTCAACATACCTCAGGATTAACTCCATGAACGGCACCATTTACGCCCTGCGCTCTTTTGACTATGAGGAACTGAAACGTTTTCAGATCCATGTGCAAGCCCGTGACGCTGGAGTGCCCCCACTGAGCAGCAGCGCTACTGTGAATGTCATCATCCTGGATCAAAATGACAATGCGCCAGTGATTGTTTCACCTTCAGAACAGAGTGGATCAGCAGCCGTGGAAATCCTTCCCCAATCAGCAGGTCAGGGGTACTTGGTCACCAAGATAATATCCACAGATGTAGATTCTGGTCAGAACGCGCGGCTGGGTTACCGCATGGTAAAATCTACTGATCCCAGTTTATTTATCATTGGTCAAACATCTGGTGAAATCAGAACACAACGCAAGATCGTGGAGGCTGATCTCACCACACAAACTTTAGTCATCTTGGTGAAAGACAATGGACAGCCAAGCCTATCTAGTACGGTTACTCTTCACATTACAATTTTTCAGAATACCAGTGAAACTCTCACTAAAAACAGTAATATAGTGAAGAACCCCGAATACTTATCTGAGATAAATCTTTATTTATTGGTTATTTTCAGTTGCACATCTATTGTCTTTCTTCTGATTATCATTGTGTTGATCGGGATCAAGTGTAAACAGGACAGAAATAAATCCCAAGAGTGTACTTCCCCCAGTTATTACTACAAACGTGGAGATATGCAAGACACATTTAATAGAAGATCTGCAATGGAGGAAACTTTACGCTATCCCGGTACTGATCAGGTCGTCTGCATGCCAGGACTGCCACAATACTCGGTCTGTCTCTCTCCAGAATCAGCTAAAAGCGATTTCCTTTTCTTGAAGCCTTGCCCCCCTGCCAGCTCTCAGGCTCAATCCTAA